One window of the Oceanicaulis sp. genome contains the following:
- the murJ gene encoding murein biosynthesis integral membrane protein MurJ, with protein sequence MRLLRNLGVVSGMTLLSRVAGFAREILTAAYLGAGPVADTFFQALTIPNTFRRVLAEGAFNAAFVPLYAKELESKDAEEAARFATEALSMLVTATLVIVVGFQIAAPWLAYVFFPGMADDPGGIAFAALLMQITMPYLLTMAVLALITGVLNSHGRFAASAFAPVLFNLVLIAILALDFAEGERLAVWLSIGVTVSGVMQAALLYVAARARGLKIGFRIPRLTPRVKRLIALGVPGAIAAGVTQINVLVTSSIATLEEGARSWINYSERLYQLPLGVIGIAMGVALLPNLARRVRAGDEQGGHFTMNRAIELSMALTLPAAAAFLVIPEFLVRGLYERLNFTAADTEMTALALAVFAAGLPAFVLIKVLQPGFFAREDTRTPMMFSLIGVAVNFVLAVGLFFGPLGFVGLAVATSAAGWTNAGLLAFTLRRRGLLPIDRRLATSLPRIVLACALMGAVVWLMVRYSEIWIAPVAGVTGAGWAAVIGLFAVSGAGAIVYAGACVLTGAVKPREIGEAMRPRAVPQSKIEDDPGA encoded by the coding sequence GTGAGGCTTCTTCGCAATCTCGGCGTGGTCAGCGGCATGACGCTGCTCTCGCGCGTCGCCGGTTTCGCCCGGGAGATCCTGACCGCCGCCTATCTCGGCGCAGGGCCGGTGGCCGACACCTTCTTTCAGGCCCTGACCATCCCCAACACCTTCCGCCGCGTTCTGGCCGAGGGCGCGTTCAACGCCGCCTTCGTGCCGCTCTACGCCAAGGAACTCGAAAGCAAGGACGCCGAGGAGGCCGCCCGCTTCGCCACAGAAGCGCTGTCCATGCTGGTCACCGCCACGCTGGTGATCGTGGTCGGTTTTCAGATCGCCGCGCCGTGGCTGGCCTATGTGTTCTTCCCCGGCATGGCCGACGATCCGGGCGGCATCGCCTTCGCGGCCCTGCTGATGCAGATCACCATGCCGTATCTTCTGACCATGGCGGTGCTCGCCCTGATCACCGGCGTGCTCAACTCCCATGGCCGGTTCGCCGCCAGCGCGTTCGCGCCCGTGCTCTTCAATCTGGTGCTGATCGCCATCCTGGCGCTCGACTTCGCCGAGGGCGAGCGGCTGGCGGTGTGGCTGTCGATCGGGGTGACGGTGTCAGGCGTGATGCAGGCGGCGCTTTTATATGTCGCCGCCCGGGCGCGCGGTCTGAAGATCGGCTTCCGCATCCCCAGGCTCACCCCGCGGGTGAAGCGCCTGATCGCGCTCGGCGTGCCCGGCGCGATCGCAGCCGGGGTGACCCAGATCAACGTGCTGGTGACCAGCTCCATCGCCACTCTGGAAGAAGGCGCGCGCAGCTGGATCAATTATTCGGAGCGGCTCTACCAGCTGCCCCTGGGCGTGATCGGCATCGCCATGGGCGTCGCGCTTCTGCCCAATCTCGCCCGGCGGGTGCGCGCCGGAGACGAGCAGGGCGGCCATTTCACGATGAACCGGGCGATCGAGCTGTCCATGGCGCTGACCCTGCCAGCCGCCGCCGCCTTCCTGGTCATCCCCGAGTTTCTGGTGCGCGGGCTTTACGAGCGGCTGAACTTCACCGCCGCGGACACCGAGATGACCGCGCTGGCCCTGGCCGTGTTCGCCGCGGGCCTGCCCGCCTTCGTCCTCATCAAGGTGCTGCAGCCGGGCTTCTTTGCGCGCGAAGACACGAGGACGCCGATGATGTTCTCCCTGATCGGGGTGGCGGTGAACTTCGTTCTGGCGGTCGGCCTGTTCTTCGGCCCGCTGGGCTTTGTCGGCCTTGCAGTCGCGACCAGCGCGGCGGGCTGGACCAACGCCGGGCTTCTGGCCTTCACCCTGCGCCGCCGAGGCCTTCTTCCTATAGACCGCCGGCTCGCGACGTCGCTGCCGCGCATCGTTCTGGCCTGTGCGCTGATGGGCGCCGTGGTGTGGTTGATGGTGCGCTATAGCGAAATCTGGATCGCGCCCGTCGCCGGGGTGACCGGCGCCGGCTGGGCGGCGGTGATCGGGTTGTTCGCCGTCTCCGGCGCCGGCGCGATCGTCTATGCCGGCGCCTGCGTTCTCACCGGCGCGGTCAAGCCGCGCGAGATCGGCGAGGCGATGCGCCCCCGCGCCGTGCCGCAGAGCAAGATCGAAGACGATCCCGGCGCCTGA
- a CDS encoding [protein-PII] uridylyltransferase, whose amino-acid sequence MRPSSLPASLDGLRLRAELAASTRSGWDKPAARQAALAKLKAYLEKGRALAESRLEGPGGGLEAARTLSGVMNAAIRALFDSVSGDLVHEGARAPGLALCALGGYGAGELAPRSDVDLLFLVSDPAPDHAEAAIERTLYALWDCGLHIGGGAVRSVDEAIALAAEDVSERTALLDVRSLTGDLTLVRELLGRFETELLAPRAAEFAAAKLEERDQRVERQGDSRYQVEPNVKDGKGGLRDLQTLRWLAQVLYGDDAMERWVGDGLFSVGDVERYLSAADFFWTVRFHVHDVVGRKDDRLTFDIQPEIAARMGFADTEDQLGVEAFMRAYFRKAIDVGALTRLVCAKLEADHLKDLPGNAGRFMPADGASGDADMLDEAGFAVRAGRLDFADRGAIERDPVLMLRLFEVAAARHIDLHPDAVAAVGQSLRLIDEGFRTDPRAARSFFAILLDADDPRMTLRAMTEAGLLGAYMPEFGDIVARTQFNMYHRFTVDEHTLNALGLLREIENGRHLADHPMSSKLISKIKGRRALHLAVLLHDTGKGKGDQCVEGAQNARIACDRLGLEDAETELVAWLIANHLEMSETAQRRDISDPRTVLDFAELCGSIERLRLLTILTVVDIRAVGPGVWNGWKAQLLRDLYEATAAVLKDGGANEGEAGARARLAERAETSRSKFRAAVNRLDAGFAERWSQGLEPSYWLAFSETDRLRHAAFARAAEARGVKAAAGVRVDRRRSATEVMVLAPDRDGLFADIAGALALQGANVVGAQVTTTADGRAFDVFFVQESGGKPYGWAHESLRDQLKAAVEAAALDGLPESCAIAERPIRRREAAFKVTPYVKLDETAADEALVIEASGRDRPGLLYDLARTLSDLGLSVEGARIDGYGERAVDTFYVTEKGQKPSDPDRLEAVRTALEAVLAEAEEAADNRAAAGLARAPASAGR is encoded by the coding sequence ATGAGACCCTCCTCGCTTCCCGCATCGCTCGACGGTCTGCGCCTGCGCGCAGAACTCGCCGCCTCGACGCGGTCGGGCTGGGACAAGCCGGCCGCGCGCCAGGCCGCGCTCGCCAAGCTCAAGGCCTATCTCGAAAAGGGCCGCGCGCTGGCCGAGAGCCGTCTGGAGGGCCCGGGCGGCGGGCTTGAAGCCGCGCGCACGCTGTCTGGCGTGATGAACGCCGCGATCCGGGCGCTGTTTGATTCGGTGTCCGGCGATCTCGTACACGAGGGCGCGCGTGCGCCGGGCCTCGCGCTGTGCGCGCTGGGCGGTTACGGCGCGGGCGAACTCGCCCCGCGTTCGGATGTCGATCTTCTGTTTCTGGTCTCCGACCCCGCGCCCGATCACGCCGAGGCGGCGATCGAAAGAACGCTCTACGCGCTCTGGGACTGCGGGCTTCATATAGGCGGCGGCGCAGTGCGCTCGGTCGACGAGGCGATCGCGCTCGCCGCCGAGGACGTCAGCGAACGCACTGCGCTGCTCGACGTGCGCTCGCTCACCGGCGACCTCACGCTCGTGCGCGAGCTTCTGGGCCGGTTCGAGACCGAATTGCTGGCGCCCCGCGCCGCCGAGTTCGCCGCCGCCAAGCTCGAAGAGCGCGACCAGCGCGTCGAGCGGCAGGGCGACAGCCGCTATCAGGTCGAACCCAACGTCAAGGACGGCAAGGGGGGCTTGCGCGATCTTCAGACCCTGCGCTGGCTCGCCCAGGTGCTTTACGGCGACGACGCGATGGAGCGCTGGGTCGGCGACGGCCTGTTCTCGGTGGGCGACGTGGAGCGCTATCTCAGTGCGGCGGATTTCTTCTGGACGGTGCGCTTTCACGTCCATGACGTGGTCGGGCGCAAGGACGACCGTCTGACCTTCGACATCCAGCCCGAGATCGCCGCGCGCATGGGGTTCGCTGACACCGAAGACCAGCTCGGCGTGGAAGCCTTCATGCGGGCCTATTTTAGAAAGGCGATCGACGTGGGCGCGCTGACACGACTGGTCTGCGCCAAGCTCGAAGCCGATCACCTCAAGGACCTGCCCGGCAACGCGGGCCGGTTCATGCCCGCGGACGGAGCGTCCGGCGACGCGGACATGCTCGACGAGGCGGGCTTCGCCGTGCGCGCCGGACGGCTGGATTTCGCGGACCGCGGCGCGATCGAGCGCGATCCGGTCCTGATGTTGCGCCTGTTCGAGGTCGCCGCCGCGCGCCACATCGACCTTCACCCCGACGCGGTCGCCGCGGTGGGCCAGTCGCTGCGTCTGATCGACGAGGGCTTCAGGACAGATCCGCGCGCCGCGCGCAGCTTTTTCGCCATCCTTCTGGACGCCGACGATCCGCGCATGACGCTGCGGGCGATGACCGAGGCGGGGCTGCTAGGCGCCTACATGCCCGAGTTCGGCGACATCGTCGCGCGAACCCAGTTCAACATGTATCACCGCTTCACGGTGGACGAGCATACGCTGAACGCGCTGGGGCTGCTGCGCGAGATCGAGAACGGCCGGCACCTGGCCGACCATCCGATGTCCAGCAAACTCATCTCCAAGATCAAGGGGCGGCGCGCTCTGCACCTCGCCGTGCTTCTTCACGACACCGGCAAGGGCAAGGGCGATCAGTGCGTCGAAGGCGCCCAGAACGCGCGGATCGCGTGTGACAGGCTGGGCCTCGAAGACGCCGAGACCGAACTCGTCGCCTGGCTCATCGCCAATCATCTGGAGATGAGCGAGACCGCCCAGCGCCGCGACATTTCAGATCCCCGCACCGTGCTCGACTTCGCCGAGCTGTGCGGCTCGATCGAGCGGTTGCGGCTTCTGACGATCCTCACCGTAGTGGACATCCGCGCGGTCGGCCCCGGCGTCTGGAACGGCTGGAAGGCCCAGCTCCTGCGCGATCTCTACGAAGCGACAGCGGCGGTGCTGAAGGACGGCGGCGCCAATGAGGGCGAGGCCGGCGCCCGGGCGCGCCTGGCCGAACGCGCCGAGACCAGCCGGTCGAAATTCCGCGCCGCGGTGAACCGGCTCGACGCAGGCTTCGCCGAGCGCTGGTCGCAGGGGCTCGAGCCGAGCTACTGGCTGGCCTTCTCCGAAACCGACCGATTGCGCCACGCCGCCTTCGCCCGCGCCGCCGAAGCGCGCGGCGTGAAAGCCGCCGCCGGCGTCCGGGTCGACCGCCGCCGCTCGGCCACCGAAGTCATGGTGCTGGCGCCTGACCGGGACGGGCTGTTCGCCGACATCGCCGGCGCGCTGGCGCTGCAGGGTGCGAACGTGGTCGGCGCGCAGGTCACCACCACCGCCGACGGCAGGGCGTTCGACGTGTTCTTCGTCCAGGAAAGCGGCGGCAAGCCTTATGGCTGGGCGCACGAATCCCTGCGCGATCAGCTCAAGGCCGCCGTGGAGGCCGCAGCCCTCGACGGCCTGCCGGAGAGCTGCGCCATCGCCGAACGGCCGATCCGCAGGCGCGAGGCGGCGTTCAAGGTCACCCCGTACGTCAAGCTCGACGAGACCGCCGCGGACGAGGCGCTGGTCATCGAAGCCTCGGGCCGGGACCGGCCGGGCCTGCTCTACGATCTCGCGCGCACGCTGTCTGATCTGGGCCTGTCGGTGGAAGGCGCACGCATCGACGGCTATGGCGAGCGGGCGGTGGACACCTTCTACGTCACCGAGAAAGGCCAAAAGCCGTCCGACCCGGACAGGCTGGAAGCGGTGCGCACCGCGCTGGAGGCCGTGCTCGCCGAAGCCGAGGAAGCGGCCGACAATCGCGCCGCGGCGGGTCTGGCCCGCGCGCCGGCCAGCGCAGGACGGTAG
- a CDS encoding DUF2855 family protein produces the protein MGWALSIDRANVADVKLAEDPGRPLEPGEARLAVKRFALTANNITYAVFGESMGYWNFFPGADGRGRLPVWGFAEVAEPGDTGLEAGERIYGYFPAAAELIVRPARVSAEAFFDAAPHRAGLPSAYNRYVRCAADPAWSAEREPVQMVHQPLFITAFLIDLHLREEEAFGAGRISLTSASSKTALALAYLLSRDRGHKAQIEALTSPRNRDFVAGTGFYDEIATYDEIRGFAAEPARLIVDFAGDAGVNTALHETLAETLKANIRVGGAHWEQSAPARGLPGPKPVFFFAPDHVKRRSAEWGGATFAARYGAAWTDYADTAATMFESRELTGAEAALEIYRAFIEGSASASEALTVSV, from the coding sequence ATGGGCTGGGCGCTGAGCATCGATCGGGCGAACGTCGCGGACGTGAAACTGGCCGAAGATCCGGGCCGTCCGCTCGAACCCGGCGAAGCGCGGCTTGCGGTCAAACGCTTCGCGCTGACCGCCAACAACATCACCTACGCGGTGTTCGGCGAGTCGATGGGCTACTGGAACTTCTTCCCCGGCGCGGACGGGCGCGGCCGGTTGCCCGTCTGGGGCTTCGCCGAAGTCGCAGAGCCGGGCGACACGGGGCTCGAGGCCGGCGAGCGCATCTACGGCTATTTCCCGGCCGCCGCCGAACTCATCGTCAGGCCGGCCCGGGTGTCGGCCGAAGCCTTTTTCGACGCCGCCCCGCACCGGGCGGGCCTGCCGTCGGCGTATAACCGCTATGTGCGCTGCGCCGCCGATCCGGCCTGGTCGGCCGAGCGCGAGCCGGTGCAGATGGTCCACCAGCCGCTCTTCATCACCGCCTTCCTGATCGATCTTCATCTGCGCGAGGAGGAGGCGTTCGGCGCAGGCCGGATCAGTCTGACGAGCGCGTCGAGCAAGACCGCGCTGGCGCTCGCCTATCTTCTGTCGCGCGATCGCGGCCACAAGGCCCAGATCGAGGCGCTGACCTCGCCGCGCAATCGCGATTTCGTCGCGGGGACGGGCTTCTACGACGAGATCGCGACCTATGACGAGATCAGGGGCTTCGCGGCCGAGCCCGCCCGCCTGATCGTCGATTTCGCCGGTGACGCCGGCGTGAACACCGCACTTCACGAGACCCTCGCCGAGACGCTGAAGGCGAATATCCGCGTCGGCGGGGCGCACTGGGAGCAGAGCGCGCCGGCGCGCGGTCTGCCGGGGCCAAAGCCGGTCTTCTTCTTCGCGCCCGATCACGTCAAACGCCGCTCGGCGGAATGGGGCGGGGCGACCTTCGCGGCGCGTTACGGCGCGGCCTGGACCGATTATGCGGACACGGCCGCGACAATGTTTGAAAGCCGGGAGCTGACCGGCGCGGAGGCTGCGCTTGAAATCTACCGGGCCTTCATCGAGGGATCGGCTTCAGCCAGCGAGGCGTTGACGGTCTCCGTCTAG
- the mutS gene encoding DNA mismatch repair protein MutS, whose translation MMERAFPTPEGATPMMAQFLKLRAEAPLDALLFYRMGDFYELFFDDAVRAAAALDIALTRRGEHQGEPVAMCGVPVHNAQVYLSRLIKAGFKVAVGEQMEAPAEAKKRGAKSVVRRAITRIVTPGTLTEDDLLDARSANRIAALARLATGETALAWADVSEGGFFASPAGQDDLEAELAALNPAELLCLDDDASLAKTLAPNAVVTPRARAKFDAGSGERRLKARFGVQSLDAFGDFTRAEIAALGGLLDYLELSQAGAPARLAPPKSAAPGSAMAIDPAARASLEIERTLQGQRKGSLIDAIDRTLTAPGARLLAERLARPSMDIAEIEARLDAAQFFLDNRALRTGVRERLKAAGDPARCLTRLLLGRGGPRDLVQLCGALKEGERLIAGFAKERLNPPPPAIETCLAALSLTDRPDLAALVEDAGRALSAEPPLLARDGGFVSPGWSAALDEAKRLRDESRRVVAGLQNTYAELSGVGALKVKHNNVLGYFIEVSAKNADALMGAEPFIHRQTMANAVRFSTPELGELEARIAQAGERALALELEIFEDFRARVDACSDQIRSAADALARLDVAAATADWAAESGASRPSVDDSTCFEIEQGRHPVVEQALRKGGEGRFTPNSCALDGSGEAGDRLVLVTGPNMAGKSTFLRQNALMAILAQAGLYVPAKSARIGLVDRLFSRVGAADDLARGRSTFMAEMIETAAILNQAGPRALVILDEIGRGTATFDGLSIAWAAVEHLHAVNRCRALFATHYHELTRLVDELDAAGNVSLKAKEWKGELVFLHEVQKGPADRSYGVEVAKRAGLPAAAVARASEILERLEADGAPAAALADLPLFSAKPVEAPRKPSAVEERLKQIDADNLTPREALDLLYALKGMI comes from the coding sequence ATGATGGAGCGCGCCTTCCCGACCCCGGAAGGCGCCACGCCCATGATGGCCCAGTTCCTGAAACTCAGGGCCGAAGCGCCGCTCGACGCGCTCTTGTTCTACCGGATGGGCGATTTCTACGAGCTGTTCTTCGACGACGCGGTGCGCGCCGCCGCGGCCCTGGACATCGCGCTCACCAGGCGCGGCGAGCACCAGGGCGAGCCGGTGGCGATGTGCGGCGTGCCGGTGCACAACGCGCAGGTTTATCTCTCCCGCCTGATCAAGGCGGGCTTCAAGGTCGCCGTCGGCGAGCAGATGGAAGCCCCCGCCGAGGCCAAGAAGCGCGGGGCGAAATCGGTCGTGCGCCGGGCGATCACGCGCATCGTCACGCCCGGAACGCTGACCGAGGACGACCTGCTCGACGCGCGCAGCGCGAACCGGATCGCCGCGCTGGCCCGTCTGGCCACGGGCGAAACCGCGCTCGCCTGGGCGGACGTGTCCGAGGGCGGGTTCTTCGCAAGCCCGGCCGGGCAAGACGATCTCGAAGCCGAACTCGCCGCGCTGAACCCGGCGGAGCTTTTGTGCCTGGATGATGACGCCTCCCTCGCCAAGACCCTCGCGCCGAACGCGGTGGTGACCCCCAGGGCGCGCGCGAAGTTCGACGCCGGCTCTGGCGAACGCCGATTGAAAGCGCGCTTCGGCGTGCAGAGCCTGGACGCGTTCGGTGATTTCACCCGCGCGGAGATCGCCGCGCTGGGCGGGCTGCTCGACTATCTCGAACTCAGCCAGGCCGGCGCGCCCGCCCGCCTGGCCCCGCCGAAAAGCGCCGCGCCGGGTTCGGCGATGGCGATCGATCCGGCGGCGCGGGCGAGCCTGGAGATCGAGCGCACGCTTCAGGGCCAGCGCAAGGGCAGCCTGATCGATGCGATAGACCGCACGCTGACCGCGCCGGGCGCGCGCCTGCTGGCCGAGCGGCTCGCCCGGCCCAGCATGGACATCGCGGAGATCGAGGCGCGGCTCGACGCGGCTCAGTTCTTCCTGGACAACCGCGCGCTCAGGACCGGAGTGCGCGAACGGCTGAAGGCGGCCGGCGATCCTGCGCGCTGCCTCACGCGCCTCTTGCTGGGCCGCGGCGGTCCGCGCGATCTCGTGCAGCTGTGCGGCGCGCTGAAAGAAGGCGAGCGGCTGATCGCCGGCTTCGCGAAGGAGCGGCTGAACCCGCCCCCGCCCGCGATCGAAACCTGCCTCGCCGCGCTGTCGCTGACCGACCGTCCCGATCTCGCGGCGCTCGTCGAGGACGCGGGCCGGGCGCTGAGCGCCGAGCCGCCGCTTCTCGCGCGCGACGGCGGGTTCGTGAGCCCCGGCTGGTCGGCCGCGCTCGACGAAGCCAAGCGCCTGAGGGATGAAAGCCGGCGCGTGGTCGCTGGGCTTCAGAACACCTACGCCGAGCTGAGCGGCGTCGGCGCGCTGAAGGTCAAGCACAACAACGTGCTTGGCTATTTCATCGAGGTGAGCGCGAAGAACGCCGACGCGCTGATGGGGGCCGAACCCTTCATCCACCGCCAGACCATGGCCAACGCGGTGCGCTTCTCCACCCCTGAACTCGGCGAGCTGGAAGCCAGGATCGCCCAGGCCGGCGAGCGGGCGCTGGCGCTGGAGCTCGAGATCTTCGAGGACTTCCGCGCCCGTGTGGACGCCTGCTCGGACCAGATCCGCAGCGCCGCGGACGCGCTCGCACGGCTCGACGTCGCCGCGGCGACCGCAGACTGGGCGGCGGAGAGCGGGGCGAGCCGGCCGTCTGTCGACGACAGCACCTGTTTCGAGATCGAGCAGGGCCGCCATCCGGTCGTCGAACAGGCGCTCAGAAAAGGCGGCGAGGGGCGGTTCACGCCCAATTCCTGCGCGCTGGACGGATCGGGCGAGGCGGGCGACCGTCTGGTGCTGGTGACCGGGCCGAACATGGCCGGCAAGTCGACCTTCCTGAGGCAGAACGCGCTGATGGCGATCCTCGCTCAGGCCGGGCTCTACGTTCCGGCGAAATCCGCGCGGATCGGCCTGGTCGACCGGCTGTTCAGCCGGGTCGGCGCTGCGGACGATCTGGCGCGCGGCCGGTCGACCTTCATGGCCGAGATGATCGAGACCGCCGCCATCCTCAACCAGGCCGGCCCGCGCGCACTGGTGATCCTCGATGAGATCGGCAGGGGCACGGCGACGTTCGACGGGCTGTCGATCGCCTGGGCGGCGGTCGAGCATCTTCACGCGGTCAATCGCTGCCGGGCGCTGTTCGCAACGCACTATCACGAGCTGACCCGGCTGGTGGACGAGCTCGACGCGGCGGGGAACGTCTCGCTCAAGGCCAAGGAATGGAAGGGCGAGCTGGTCTTCCTGCACGAGGTGCAGAAAGGCCCCGCCGACCGCTCCTACGGCGTCGAGGTCGCCAAGCGCGCCGGGCTTCCCGCCGCCGCCGTGGCGCGGGCGAGCGAGATCCTCGAACGCCTCGAAGCGGACGGTGCGCCCGCCGCCGCGCTCGCCGATCTGCCGCTTTTCAGCGCCAAGCCGGTCGAGGCGCCGCGCAAACCCAGCGCGGTCGAAGAGCGCCTGAAACAGATCGACGCGGACAATCTCACCCCGCGCGAGGCGCTCGACCTGCTATACGCCCTGAAGGGCATGATCTGA
- a CDS encoding serine hydrolase domain-containing protein, with protein sequence MIKTLVAALALTFAQAEEPAAPPPAPDTRAAELEAYVDGLAAAWMSDDPIPGLVVSVVDADSVLLSKGYGLADIETGAPVSAKDTRFEIGSISKTFVWTAVMMLEEQGALDLHADVNGYLQGYQVPAAERPLTLADLMSHRTGLEDTLALFLPGIDARPIEDALAAAEPAAVHERGGATAYSNWGSALAAKIVADVSGRPYEDFLYSEILAPLGMTDTTFREGDRTDAQPDLAVSYDADEGFLKPAFRLDQGAFAPAGSIASTAADMARWMRFHLNGGELDGVRLLSAETHARMQERLYPGREGGADMAHGFMQQPYRDQTLWGHGGAINSFLSYMAIARPEGVGVFVSQSGTAASPYRRLPHLVIDRLTGRAPVNAPPAGRLSLDAESLAEYEGRYTPNRRTFEGFEKIITGVGAAEITAAEDGLIMSGGGESERYWPLAEDVFESRLGDRIVFQRDESGAVIRIADESGTNSFDPVTATTDPNLLMLAFAPAVFFSLTVWLGLWRRLGKDQAVTARGRLVSTLDLVSALAVFGLVGAFVVVAASFADFGLEFVEGYPHPPLIAIAVLAKIVFAAAALVIVATWPAFFGSDWSIWRKLHHLLFAAALAFLGWALWSWDLVTGWPITP encoded by the coding sequence ATGATCAAGACGCTCGTCGCCGCGCTCGCGCTCACCTTCGCACAGGCCGAAGAACCGGCCGCGCCGCCCCCGGCGCCGGACACCCGCGCCGCCGAACTCGAAGCCTATGTCGACGGGCTCGCCGCGGCCTGGATGAGCGACGATCCGATCCCGGGCCTGGTCGTCTCGGTCGTGGACGCCGACAGCGTGCTTTTGAGCAAGGGTTACGGCCTCGCAGACATCGAGACCGGCGCGCCCGTGAGCGCCAAAGATACGCGCTTCGAGATCGGGTCGATCTCCAAGACCTTCGTGTGGACCGCCGTCATGATGCTCGAGGAGCAGGGCGCGCTCGACCTGCACGCCGATGTGAACGGCTATCTTCAGGGCTATCAGGTCCCCGCGGCCGAGCGGCCCCTCACGCTCGCCGATCTGATGAGCCACCGTACGGGGCTCGAGGACACGCTCGCGCTCTTCCTGCCGGGCATCGACGCCCGGCCGATCGAGGACGCGCTCGCCGCCGCCGAGCCCGCCGCCGTGCACGAGCGCGGCGGCGCGACGGCGTACTCGAACTGGGGCTCGGCGCTGGCGGCGAAGATCGTGGCGGACGTGTCAGGACGGCCCTACGAAGACTTCCTTTACAGCGAGATTTTGGCCCCGCTCGGCATGACCGACACGACCTTCCGGGAGGGCGACCGGACCGACGCTCAGCCGGACCTGGCGGTCAGCTACGACGCGGACGAGGGCTTCCTGAAGCCCGCCTTCCGGCTTGACCAGGGCGCCTTCGCCCCGGCCGGATCGATCGCTTCGACGGCCGCGGACATGGCGCGATGGATGCGGTTTCACCTCAATGGCGGCGAACTCGACGGCGTGAGGCTTCTGAGCGCGGAAACCCACGCGCGCATGCAGGAGCGGCTCTATCCCGGCCGCGAGGGCGGGGCGGACATGGCGCACGGCTTCATGCAGCAGCCCTATCGCGACCAGACGCTCTGGGGCCATGGCGGCGCGATCAACTCGTTCCTCAGCTATATGGCGATTGCCCGGCCCGAAGGCGTGGGCGTGTTCGTTTCGCAAAGCGGAACGGCCGCCTCGCCCTACCGCCGGCTGCCTCATCTGGTGATCGACCGTCTGACCGGACGCGCGCCGGTGAATGCGCCGCCCGCAGGCCGGCTCTCGCTCGACGCTGAATCTCTCGCCGAGTACGAAGGCCGCTACACGCCCAACCGGCGCACGTTCGAGGGCTTCGAGAAAATCATCACAGGGGTGGGCGCGGCTGAGATCACTGCGGCCGAAGACGGGCTGATCATGTCCGGCGGCGGCGAGTCCGAACGATACTGGCCGCTGGCCGAAGACGTCTTCGAGAGCCGGCTGGGCGACCGGATCGTCTTCCAGCGCGACGAGAGCGGGGCCGTGATCCGGATCGCCGACGAAAGCGGCACCAACAGCTTCGATCCCGTCACTGCGACGACCGATCCGAACCTGCTGATGCTCGCTTTCGCGCCTGCGGTGTTCTTCTCGCTGACCGTATGGCTCGGCCTGTGGCGCCGGCTCGGCAAGGATCAGGCGGTCACCGCGCGCGGGCGGCTCGTGTCAACGCTCGACCTCGTCTCCGCGCTCGCCGTTTTCGGGCTCGTCGGGGCCTTCGTGGTCGTGGCCGCGAGCTTCGCCGATTTCGGACTGGAGTTCGTCGAAGGCTATCCGCACCCGCCGCTCATCGCGATCGCCGTGCTGGCCAAGATCGTCTTCGCCGCCGCCGCGCTGGTGATCGTTGCGACCTGGCCGGCCTTCTTCGGATCGGACTGGTCGATCTGGCGCAAGCTGCACCATCTGTTATTCGCGGCGGCGCTGGCTTTCCTGGGCTGGGCGCTTTGGAGCTGGGATCTGGTGACCGGATGGCCGATCACGCCCTGA